From the genome of Malus sylvestris chromosome 13, drMalSylv7.2, whole genome shotgun sequence:
CagaaaaatcaaatccaatagAACTACAGCATATCAGTGAAAGAGAAAGAATTGGACACCATACACATTGCATAATCCAGCAATGACCAATATTCTTGAATCCAAATACCCCAAATATCAAAAATACTGATATTGAAGCAATGACCAATCTTGAATCCAAATATCCCAAATATCACACTAATATCCCAGAGAAGATTCACAAGAAAGATGAACAAAATAGTGAACATTCTTACTGAAACATTTAATCAAACATGTTATATGCACTGTGAAAACCAGAAATCAAGAACCTGATAAGAACTTCAATCTTGACCCACTTCCATTCTTCAAGATTTCATCTTTGTCATCTCCAATGGCGACTTACTTGTCCTCTTCACTCTCCATCTCTCGTTCCTCTCTCTATACAAAAAAGCTGAGAGTGAAATATGAGAAAGCAATTGCAAAAGCTGAGAGCTTTGACAACTTCCTGCTATGAAATGGCGAGTCTCTGCTAGTTTATGGAGATGAGCTCACCGTTTGGAGGCTCGATCGATTCTAACTCCAGTGTTGCTGGAGCCCAGCTGAACAGGGACTCGAACATGACGTCGATGAAGCAGTTGGTGCCCAAACTCAGCAACCCCCAACTTCATGAAAACGCGCTCCTTGAACTCTCCAAGAAGAGATAATTATTTCAAGATTTGGCAATAGATTCAGTTCCTCAAGAACTGAAGATTGGTGTCAAAGGATGTCTGTGGATTTTTACCCAGAAGATGGACAGCGGCAGAGAGCTTCAATTCTTGGAAGCGGTGGAGGTGTCGGTGGAGAAATCTCCAAACCAGAATAATCAACCCAACAATCGCAAGAATCGCgattgataagctcatatttatatatattttacatcaaattcacttgtcttttcttagttagttccttatatttttgagctatttactttttttttgtgttttgtaggatttgtcaagcaaataaaagaaaaatagcacaagtgggatattaagtaacaaattcgtcaaaactgcctgtgcaggtcagctgactttggaagaaagttacgaacagctcagaatgaattagagaatgagccttatatgcttggaaagctacggatgtctattttctggagcatttcgcggattgttaatatcatttttttagaagaagttatggccattTTAACATTAAAAGGTTTCCACGacgctgagcagtttgtaactgcattgaaggcaataaatccaataaaactagcagccaaaactgatgcagccaagaacaagccagctCACACCTCTTCAAATATCagatgaaatggaattaaagatgaggattaagtgggagtaattggcataaaggttgcccaaaaagttacaattgttttaccatttcctctcacttattgtcatcactaaatggctgttaGTGGGGTGAGTTATGGAGCAGAAATGGGGCAGCAAGCATGGGCATAAAGGCTGCAGGTTGCAGCAGCAAAAGAGAGTTCTccagaggaaaaaaaatagaaaaagaggaaggaaaggaaggaaaaaaggcaaggctgctgcgttgagaaatgaaggaaaggaaggaggaaatcttggtattctcttctctcggttttatcttctcaaactcatgtctttcttttggtttattttgagaactatgtgtaactaattttttagaagttaggggctgttttgaagccccgaatatgattgcaattttgttatgacatttcgttgaattacttttatgaatggatgaaacttggttcactacttgtctcattgataaattctttatttgttttctatggatgcatacgtagtaagcatatctaggattctaatgctatgaatatgtgtgtgtctgccattgtcgaatgaggacctacatatgttctaaagtagtacttgttaattgcgattaacatgtgaaccaatttctaggataagtaagacaacgtcagtacttacgatgccttgtgatgactcaaactcttttcgttcttaatgatttctacttgttaaatctatgaacacgccattctagattgcatgctagggactaagttaagttgaaaacgacattctcttaacatactacgtaagaaagagtaataggttgagttctaacattgagccaacttgagcatcttcatcacgaaataaaagaaaattgaatgaaacataacatgtttgcatgattatttggtggtggatagcaatacccctaactcgtttttcttaatttgtgaactacttaaaatttgtttctatcctgtttttgttcaatttaatttaaatagcaaatcaactccaaaaatcccaaaaatttgtgtgagtgtagctttgtgtgtctagtatctgcatataaaatttcgtagactttagataagtaTAAGTCGGACTAATAATTagttttcggtggctggtcagtagggacagcaacccagtttttgtgacattttaggtAGTTAGATAAAATAATCTTATGTGGGAAAgatccttattttcatatgctacaattgacaaatcttagtgttaataaggaaaatcaataggacatttgtgtgctactttgtggtgtgcttttaatcctatcagcGATCCCAACAATCGCAGAAAAATCAACCCAAGAACAATCACGGAAGCACTGAAAATCTAAAGGAAATTTGAAGAGAAGCTAAACTAGGAAAAAAATGTAAACTACTACGAAGAGAAACCACTAGAATCCATGGTGTGAgcctggtggctctgataccatgttaactacattggaGAAGTAGCAGAGATGAACAATTATAAAATCAAGAAATGAAGGTTTACAGAGAGAACAGAAATGAATGAAACTTTTGTATTAAACTTAATGAACTAACTTTACTATCTGTTTACAATAGCTATATATAGCTGACTAGAGGACTAACTAACTCTTTCAACTATTACATCATCCAATCCTTTACAACTGTTTTGATGAGCTGACAGAGATGAGTTGGCAGTGATATATTCAACAACTACCACCTTGAAGTCTGCCAGCCTGCCACCAAAACCTATTCATCAATTTGGCATCGGAACACCATCGTTGGCAAATTGTGGCCTCAATGGTCCTATGATTTTCCAGCAATCTTGTTAGTTTTATGTTCGTTTCTTGATGAGCCACCATGCCCCATCACCATCGAAAGGAATCCCTACACCCTAAGACGAAAAACCTCCGAAGTTTTAGACCATCGGACCACCCACGACGATGGATTGAAGGCGAGGTGGTTGTCTGCACTTGCGGCCTTACCGACGTTTATTTATGCCGTTTTCTGGCCACTTCCAAAGGTTAATCCAGATATAAAGTGTCTTTCCTAAATCTCTTCTACTTATTGATATGAATTGTTGTTCGGTTTTAAAAATGGGTGTTCGCAATCGAAGTCACCATGACTGACGCTGCATGTGGCTGTGTGTGGGACCCATGTATTGCTAGGTTCCACCATAGGCCTTATTTTATTGTCCATCATCTAATCCTTGGTGGCCTAAATCCTTCTATTGGATGGTTATGTATATGAAATAGGATGCTCTAGGAGTTATTTGTGACTTGTGGTATCGTTTGGTGTGCatacgggacggaacggagagggagcaaagatgccctcggatggaaataaagaggaagaagaaggagatggagaggttataattttgtgttccacagatGTGGAACGAGTCATTCTAAGGGGtgaggcggaacgaaaattcatcaaaaattcATCCCGTGGTACAGTACGTTTcacccgttttaggcgcaccaaacgtggaaCGGAACACTTCGTTCCACTTCGTtctgtcccgtcccacgtaccaaacggtacctgtAGGAACTTGTGGAACAGGAATCCAATGTTTGGATATCTCGAATAGGAGATTCTAGGGTTTAACCCTATATTAGCCCAGTTTAACCGAGAGTTGACTTTTCGGTCAACATGCCCTAAATCTCTACATTAGATGTTCAACGACATGGActacttaggccatctccaaccgaagggtccagagggccagagggccgaaaatagccctaaaaccgtctccaaccgagggctaggccagagggctcgggaatctgggagggccccacgggatcggagagggctggagggctggctgctttcggccagccagccagccccgggctggctattttttttttaatgtttcttatttctgtcggttataaccgacagaaataacatTTTGAATTCAAACTTCCAACGGCTAGCGCCACTAGCCGTTGTaaatccttttgtttttttttttatgaatttaaaccctttttttttttatgaatttaaacctatttttttcttttttttttctataacttcctataacttctattttacaaaatttgtttcaattttttttaattctatttttttcctataacttatattttacaaaatttggttcatatttttttcatataacttctattttacaaaatttgtttcatattttttttttaaattccattttttcctataacttctatttcacaaaatttgtttcatattttttttaaattctatttttttcctataacttcctaagccattatacaacattaaattaaattaagtaacatgaaacaacattaaacaatatgaaacaacattaaataacattaaccgacataaaaattatacaacactaaccaacatgatttttaaataaaattaagttgtagtttttaaataataaattatgtttggccctatggccctttggccctcggttggagacggtttttttttacagggctaaaacgagccctctggccctctggtcctcggttggagacggaggcaaatatggccctgtactgttcattaaaatattaatatcttggagaatcttggagggccagagggctaaaacgagccctctggccagccatcggttggagatggccttaggttTGTTAGATCTTGGACTTGACTTAGCTGTTTGACCCCTGGTAGTTATAGACCGTTTTTGTCCTTTTATACATTTGAGTTCTCGTAACTCGTGCGGTGATTCTATAAACTCTAAGGTTGTCATATCTTGGTATTTAGAGGTTGATTAATTGGCTCATCTTGGTTGGCAATGGCATGATGTCCCATGAAAGGAACGCCTCCATTTACGTTCAAGTGGTACAAATATGACCCCATTTTTCGTGCTATGTTGACAGGTCATGTTTCACGTGTTAAATTCGATaggatttttaaaattattttgtctACTCTATAGGTTTGGATGACGTTGCTTTAGTGTCTTGATTTGTGTACTAGTGTTGGCTAGTGTAGCAATTAGCTTGGACCTGAGTTGAGGGACAATTATGTTAATTTTTATAGTCTATTTTCTATACAAAATTCTCATGTGATTGAAACCTTGACATAACAtagattttttaaatatttaatcgGAAAGTTTTTTAGCGATTATGTTCGTGAAATCCTACATGATATGTTGATGTATAAAATTGGGTTAGTTTTGAGTCCACTTAAAGTGTGGTGAAATGACTTCCCGAGGCTGCTTAGGTCAAGGGTAAACGGGCGAAGCAACATGCAAGGAAGGTAGAGTAAGTATTGAAGAGTACCAATGTGGTCCATGCTTAAGTTAGCAAAATTTGTTTTAGGCGTCACATGGGCGAGGTTAGTGGTAATATAGGGTTGAACAATAATTAACGATTACTTTTAGAAGGGAGTAGGTGTTACACTTTTTATAGAGGCAAAGTTGGAGAGACTTTTCTGACTTGGCCAATGTGGGAGTAAATGTTATTAATGTGGTGTTTCCACTTGCTGCATTGTGATTCGTCTCAAATTTAGAGGAAAATCTTAATTGTATAAAATAACCAATGAGCAACTGCAACGTGTCTCGTACCCCATTTGTTTTGAGGTTAATTCGTGTGATTTAGTTGGGATGCCTGAGCAAGAACCTTTCGGTGGGTTCAATATGCCTTAATAAATTATTTCAAATGTACTATGCTAGGTTGATGTAATATGTACATACATGATATATGATTTGAATGATATATGACTTTGACGATTGATAAAAGAAATATGAAATGCATTGTAGATATATGTCTGATGAGAGACTGAAAGACTCGTGGACGGTGGACTCTAACAAGAATCTTCATTGAGAGATCAGTAAATCCTTGAGTTTGCATCGCCACGGTATGCATGCACAGAAATGCATATGCGTAAATGTATGTCGTGTACTAGTGTATGTGTAGGTATAGACCATAGCATTACAGGAATGAGAACCCAAGAGTCGCAAGGTATTAAGTAGGATAATCATACAGCTTTACAAAAACTAGTAAAGAAAAGAAGAGGTAATGATGGGTATTCTGAGATGAGCAATCAACAAGGGGGGTGAAGTTACAGAGATGAGCAATCAAGTTTGGGAAATTGATGCTGTAAAACATGTACAATTTGACAATGTTACCTATTTCATGCACTGAAAGAATATGATCCAATAGAAATAAAGATACATAGAAAAACCACCAACACAGAGCAGAATACAATCTAATGAGGGGTAGATTATAACCTTCTATTTGCAGGAACAGTAAAATATTTCGTATTTCAAATGAACTAATCTCCTACTCAATAGTGCAGAACAAGTCAGCTCTTAAAAAGAGAAGCTCAAAACCCTTTTTTTCTATTCTGAAATAAGAGAGGGAATCTAACCAAAGTCCCTTCAGTTTGACATGAAAGGATTCAGTTGAGGAACCAAACAACAAGGTTGACCCCTTTGGTTTAGCCTGAATGCAGTACTAGGGTAGGATAACGCCATAAATCCAGAATAAGGGCCTTTGTCTTGGTCCACAAATTTGTAACAAATCAAACACTAAAAAGGGTTTTAGTACTATCATGAATTTTTCAATGCCTCAAAACCATAGAGCAGTCTACTGTTTTCAACCTGATGCTGGGGATAAAAACTAGCGACCATTGCCATACATCCCTACATAAGCAAAATGCTATCTGCATAGCAAAGGAGAAATACTCAATGAAAGTACAACAATTTCTCGAAAAATAGCACGATAGAATCACACGCCAATGCGAGGTCTCAAATTGTTTACTTTATGAACCTGAACACAAATTAATCAAAGAAATACCAAACAGAAGAGGCAGACAATCAAATTGTACACGAAAGAGCAGGAGAGAGCAACCAAATTCGCAAAAGAAAGACTAACATTACACAAAACTAAGAAACCCAATATGAATCATAGACTTAAAATTGcaatcaaattggattattaggaAGCAGAAACCCCAATTGTATATATTCCATAAATCCAACAACAAAAGGCAAAATCCTCAGTGAAAAGTGCCCATTCGTCAGTTTAAGCCAGCATACATAAAATTCCTCAAATCAAAtaactaaaccctaaaacctccTACCCATAACCAGAACATGTAGATTCGACAAATAGGCACTGACCCATTAACCCATTAAAGACAATACCGAAAACCCATCACGGAATTTGAATGATCCGACCCGGATCAGATCAGACGGGACTGAGCAGCTGGGAAAGTTGCGGCTTGGGATCCGAGTTCATGCCGATGATGATGACCAGCGGAATGAAGCCGTAGTGGGTGACGACCTTGGCCTTCTTCATGGTCCACGTGCTCCACTCCTTCACGAACTGAGCCACCGAGCGCTCCTCCGAGCCCTTGGAGCCCTTCGCCGGAGTCTTGCCCTTGGTTTTCAGAGATATCTTCGATGCCATTGAAATTTTCTTCTGGAGCTCGTGTGAGTCTgcgctcctctctctctctcttcaaaccCTAATTATATTGATCCGCTTGTTTGGGGGTTGGGGCCCTAACAAGTGTCCAGACACCACTTTGTGTGTGGCGTGCATCACAGccgtcgttttttttttttctctctcacaaaagaaaaaaattaaatcatctAAGCGACTACCTATTATAAAACTCTATTTGTCAATCAAAACTctataaaattatttttctaacCCTCTCATCAAagctaaacaaaattaaaagacaTGACAATTTAGTTATCGTTGTGGCATATATTTAACTGACAAGGGAGAGAGGGCCGGCGATACAAAGTGAAaaaagagagatgtgtttgtaggatTGTGTATAAGATGTGTTTTTCCCCTACacaatgcctttatttatagtaataagggagggaagaaatccttctcctccaaggaatacaagtcctaataggaaggaataacttgaatcaaatctaatttaggatttacacaatcacacttaaataagaagtttataacaccccctttgagtgtgtaaatactcaagtagattcggCATCATGTAGAATTGAGGAAGTCAACTTGTCGGCACTGATTCTATGAACACGGTATTCTtaaataaggtaggaacttacATATGGAagtaagtctcacaaaaaaacccaatgactatggtaaaacccgagtagggacaaaacccataggctaaggaaaaatgcgtgagaaatgcaaagtaaaATGAAACGTCTACGGAACGTCATTAGGGATATGATCAAcctaaggtgggtgcctcgtcaaaacctcgttaggtagcaaaaacctagtaggaaaatgctcctaatcgtatgGAAAAAGAGTGCATTAAaatcaagcaagtatactttaGGAAACTCCccatgagtttgacataattccaaagagaactagcaGTGTTACAActtagaaagtttacgcatacatattccttgaacaagcttctaaaACGTTGTATTcgatagtgatttggtgaagaggttggCCAGATTGTCTTATGAACGGATTtacgtgacttcaatcttctgatgctcttgttattgatgtgagaagaagaacttcagcacaatgtgcttggtggtctcctttgatgtagcccttcttgagctgttcgatgtaTGTCACGTTGTTTTCATAGATCATCGTCGAGATGTCAATGATGGGGTAAAGAACGCATGAGCTTCGAATATGACCCATAACTGTTCTCAGCCAGAAGCATTCCCAAGTTGTTTCATGTAGGGTGAGAATTCCAGCATGGTtggacgaagtggcaactaaggtctgtttagctGACCTCTAGGAGATTGTGATGCatctaacggtaaagacataacctgttTAAGAGCGctccttgtgcggatcagataagtatcctgtgttagcataaccaacaaggagAGAATTGACTCGAGATAAAGGGGTAGGCATCACTTGAGGATCCATTGGGATAGAACAAGCCTAAATCCGTGGTACCCTTAACGTAATGgaagatgtctttaacaccagtccAGTGTTTGCGTCTTGGTGCATTATAGTattttgccaaaagattaacagtgaATGAGATGTcaagtctagtgcattgagttAAGTACAATAAAACGCCTATCACAgttagataaggaactttaggctccaaaatctcttcatcatcctcattcaGATGGAAgagatctcgttttgcatctagcgatcgaacgaccatatgagtactcgaaggattcactttatcctcgttaaagtggcgcaacaccttctgggtgtagttcgattgatgaaCTAATATTCCATTCGAACGGTGCTCTATCTCAAGACCGAGACAGTATTGAGTCTTTCCCATATCTTTTATCTCAAATTTTGACTTAAGGTGCGTGATAGTTCTCTCGAGCTCTCTAGGAGTTTCGATAAGGTTCATGTCATCAGCATAAACTGCAACTATCGCAAAactggaatgtgacttcttaatgaacacacaaaggcatagttcgttgttcacatatccttgACTAGTCAAGCATTCACTTAaatggttataccacattcttcctgATTGCTTCAAACTGTAAAGTGAACGCCTCAACtaaattgagagcgtgttccggggtttggaaatatttgatccagtcaataTAAGTCATTcgagaactttcatataaattttcgtatcaagatccccatagagatacgcagttactacgtccatcagctacATACTCAatttttcgaaaactaccaaactgataaggtagcgaaaagtaatcacatccataatgaTTGAATAAGTTTCATCATAGTTAATCCTGGGGcattgtgagaagccttgcacaacaagacgagctttgtaacgcacaagttcgttcttctcattacacttctaaacgaaaacccacttgtagccaacaagctttacatgtggaggagtaggagctacaggtccaaacaccttatgtttcgcaagcgaatcaagttcgacttggattgcttgtttccagtttgaccaatcagttctacgtcaaCATTCATCAACGAAACGGTGTTCAATGTCATTGCTCAACATGATCTTAGTAGCTACTACATATGCTAATGCATCTTCGATGATCATCTCATTTTTACAACAAACATCATCCAAGCTAGCATAATGGACTAAATCTCACAATTCTTGGGAGGTGGATTCATCttttcaaggacgcttccataatctagaatgtcctcatgagttggatacATTGAGTAGGCGACAGTCGGATTTATGGTAGGGTCTTCAAGGGCCTATGTCATGGGTTTCCTCTTCTGGGGGTGtgaattctttgaaccatgTGGTTTACCACGCTTATGTttggggcagatgattggctagccattAATGTACATGGATCGACCAAAGTGGCGTCCCAGGCCTCTAGGAGGGAAGTCCAtcatacatttggtacattCATCTTTGTAAGCACATTTGCagttggaatatgtgatcttgtcatcCGCGCTAAATAAGTGAAAGCaactggcatgctctgagctacactctgaagatctaatatgcgctacACTTCAGTTTTGAACTGAACGGTACGAGGATCTAAATGAGGCAAAGTGGGAGTCATCCACGATAATTCACGTCATTCTTCAGGAACGTTGACGAtcttatctccccttaatgacgggaagactgtctcatagaagtgacaattcaCAAGATGAGTGGTAAACAGATCgcttgtcaaaggttctaaataatgaataattgaaggagaatcatatccgacataaattcaTACCC
Proteins encoded in this window:
- the LOC126597712 gene encoding mitochondrial import receptor subunit TOM7-1-like encodes the protein MASKISLKTKGKTPAKGSKGSEERSVAQFVKEWSTWTMKKAKVVTHYGFIPLVIIIGMNSDPKPQLSQLLSPV